Part of the Plasmodium knowlesi strain H genome assembly, chromosome: 11 genome is shown below.
AAAATCCTACTGACGACGTGGAGTTTGAAAATGTGTATTGCTCTTCTATTGATTATTTACTCCCTGAGTATAACAAGGAGGAGGAGATGGTTACCCTGGATTTGGTAAAAGGCTATTACATAGGGGAGGGGACAACCTCCCAGGAAGGGTCAATTGGTTGTATTCCCGGTGGACAAGGTGAAGATAATACCCACGCGGTGAAAGCACCCAGTCCAACCGCCACCACAACAACAGCAACAGTTGTAACACCTGAGGTTATGAGGAAGTACGACGAACTGAGCAACCCCATACTATTAAACTTCCTCCTCCTGATGAAtgtacagaaggaaaaaaatataaaaaaatgtgaaaaggataatatgaagaataaaatatcaGATGTGTACCTGCTCCTAAGCATCCAGTTCGCTTCGAATTTTGTGAAATCCtacaatggaaaaatgagcGACATAggtatccccttttttcagaTTTCTCACCACAACTTTGTATATGTTTTCTGGAGCATCAttaatgtacatataaataatttgtaCCTTCGAATTATAACGCTGAAGCTACTGATAAATTTGACAATGATATACATTGAGATGATAGAGGACaagcgtgtgtgtgtggactTCGCGGCACCCCTGCTGGGGCTAATTCAAAAGGTGCGACATGTAATCGATCAACCAAATGGACCGATGTGCAATCGATCAACCAAATCAACCGATATGCAATCGATCATCGCAACAGCTCAGTTACTTTCCACCTGCACAACCCCCCTCTTCCTACAGATCAAGAAAAAGCTAGCCCAAAAAATCAAAAGCATCATTGGGAAGATGGAGTACAAAGTGTGCCAGATTTTTTGGGTAACGCTTCCACTGTGCCTTGCTGCTTGGGCCAGACCCTGGCACGAACGACCTTTTATATGATTGTCCACACATTGCacggttccttttttttttttttttttttttttttttttgacccaTAGGAGGAAAGCAAAATATACGAGAACTGCTTTCAGGAGAAGATTAACATTTGCCGGGACTCTGTCCTCATAAACATCGTGAATGATGTTGATGGTATGTCGTCAATCGGTTGGAAGTGCAAAGGAGCGAGCATGCCACTAGTGTgtgttaatttatttatatataatatgtacataatatatatatattctttttttcttttttttttcagagtCAGGCGACAACAACTTCCTGTGCTACCCCGTTTCGCAGATTGAAATATATCGGAGAAATGTACATGTAAGGTTTGAGTGACGACGTCGGGGCTGTAAAGTCTCCGCGAGTACCTTCACCAGGATGCGTGTTTGTCCCAAAGTTGATCGGTTGAACATCGGTTGGTTTGATTCATCGGGTTAATGATCGCTTcgataccccccccccccttttttcaccGTTCCCTCTTTTGTCACTTGTCAGGTCCTATTCGCCCTAGACGGAGTGTCtaaaaaattgcagaaacttctttccttcaagAGAAggtaatattaaaaaaaaaaaaaaaaaaaaaggaagaaaaaaatgaaaaaaatgaaaaagacgAAGCGTGAGAAGATAGAACGAACAAATCGACGTTTCCATCctttacacatacatacatacacacacacacacacacacacacacccttGCAGTGAGCAGGAGCATACCATTCCATTCGACTTTAACTACAACGACATGTCTGCTCTGATTGACATAAAGAACAAGAACACCATCAAGTGCTACCTGAAGAATAGcaacaaaattgtaattcGACTTTTCTCCCCCGATTAGCGGGCCGTTATTTGCTCAGTCGTGTGTACATGCGATTGTGTTGTGGATGCATGTGGTTATGTTGATACATGGCAATCCTTGGTCTTTGGTGTAATTGTTATAGTCCCATAATTTCTGCGGAATGCTAACCGGTAACGACTGCCACCCttgttatatatttattttattttttctttcccctttcagTTCAACTGCTATTACATCGAAGACAACACGAACTTCCTGCTGTGTATCCCCTCCAACAGTCACGTGAACCAGGCACTCATCATTTTCAGCTACCCACTAATGCTTATCGATCTGTACATAGATAAAAACGACaacaaaaaattgataatCCACATTTACGGTTACAACAATGAGGATCCTAGCAACGTGGAGGATTTTTCCACAGGGAATTTTAACAAttcggaaaaaatatttcacaaCAACAATTTGGAGAGTAATTACATGAACACTGTCAGATGTTACAGCTCGAATAATGAAGATGGCCTTTTGGAGGAGAGCCCCAAAGTGCACAAAAACGACTACATCCTGAATAAGTACAGCTCTGCCTACAAGAAGAACAGGACGTAAGGACATTCCCCACGCATACGCAAcgagggagagaaaaaccCAACTCAGTGTATGAGGATGCACTTAATTGAACTTCTCCTTAAGTGTCTTCTCACCGTTCAATTATCAATTTAAGCATTTCCCACGTGTGCACCTCCTTCAACTTTTACATGCCCGCTccctctttctttctttttttttttttttttttttttttttttccatcacagCATAACTAATATGAAGAAGGAATGGTGTCACAAGGAACTGAACTTCATGAAGAACATCCTTAAGCTGAACTTTTATGACACCACGAGATCTCTCATTGTCTACGTAAGtttgccccccccccccctttgtgcgctttacctttttcttcacgaacatttttccattccttctttatatGCCTTTTCCTCATGTTTcgctttcatttctttccattttgcagAAGGAAGTCAAATCAGGGATACAACACATAAACGATAAGTATAAGAAGAAGTTGGAGGAATACCTCAACACCTTTTAATGCATGTGTACAGTTTgagcgttaaaaaaaaaaaaaaaaaaaaatagaaggtTGGATGTGTTTCCATCCCGtttgtgtatgtacacaccctatgtccatttttctgtaaaccgttttttttttttttttttttttttttctccgcctATTGAAGTTTTACCACTCGAGTTTGACCGGGCGTGGAACCTTATTTGTGTCCCGTTccacccctttttgttttcccttaactttttttttaaattcatcaATGCGTCATTTGATCAGCTTCTGCTACTAGTAGGAGCTCACTCTTCACCCTTCCGGCTGATGAAGATGCCCAGGaacaaattcattttgtcgaaaaatgcaaaattgtcGTTTTCCAGAAGGAGGTAGTGTGACTTGGGAAAATCTGTCCATTCCATGTTATGCTAATaagggtgggaaaaaaaaaaataaaataaataaataaataaaggagagaaaaaattcaagcgGAAAGACAAAATGGTAATTGTCACGGGGGAGATGAGGACATGGGAATAGGGAGAAGCGTCGTTGGCCGCCTGTACTACTTATACCACTGGTTTGTCTAaagagccaaaggaagaaaaaaaaaaaaaaaaatgggtgaaATGGGCCGATTGATGGGGTCGAAAATGGGGTAATATAATCGGGAAGTACTATACAAGGGTACCATTCTGTAGCGATACTACTTTGTAATGGCACCCTTGggattttcctcctccttgaaCATACCCACGGTGAGCCTTATCCCCTTGCTGATGTAACCATTCTGCGAGTTCCTCAAAAGGAGGATATAAAAAGGAGTGTACAAGATGATTTCCTTcaagaaggagaggaaatatataattcCTGAGGATGGGAGAGGAGCGTTTGTTCAAATGTGTATTTACTATtatgtgcacacatgtgGGCCTATGCGTGTGATGGTGTAGTCCCTTATGtacagtttttttctcccccatcCCCCTTGGGGGCATCCACCACTTCGCCGCCTCAAAATGTTATATTGAACTGACTAATTCAACTTACTCCTGATGACGACGTAAATAATTCCGAAAACTAAAAAGAGCACAAGAACGGTTGGGTACAAAAAAATCAGTATGGTAAAGAGGATGGTGCCTGTGGAAGAAGGGGGCAATTACATGGGAGTAAGGTGTGATGGTGTCTTCTCCTCCGTCTGGGTCGTATCTCCCCCTCGGTGTACCTACCAAGAATGACCTCCTCATTGGTGTAGTAATTTGTGTCCACTCGTAGTTTCaaaatattccattttttcccactgcaaaaaaagaaaaaaataggacaaggtaaaaaaggagaaagaatgtCAGATGAAATGAGTATTCGGTTGTAACTTTCACTGGTGCTCCTTTCTGGCAACATGTCGAAAGGTTCTGTGGTGAATATGCACAAGTGGACTAGCTAGCCAACCATTATCTTTGATTAATCGTCGGAGACTTACTTGAACAGGAGGTAAAGAGAATACATGTTGCTGTGGAATATagagagaattttttttaggaaattgaaaatgagTGTGACCTAAAAAGTTGTGTGGCGGAGAATGGGTGTAAGGAGGCGCAGCTCGAAATAATCATCCCAGTCAAGTGGATGAGTGGTGATCCAACTGAGGAGGACGACAAAAATGAGGCGGAGACAAAAATGAGACGACCTCCTCGTCCTCCATACGCTGTCGCCATTATATCTCCCTACATGGAGAGTTATCAATTTCAGGTAGTCCATAaagaaagagagaaaaaaggaaaccccGCAGAGGGATGATAGTTTTAGGATTTGTACAGCGGAGGAGCTCCTTAatgaaaacacatttttgaaaTAATCCCTGAAGAGATGAATCGGTGGTGGTGTGGCGTTGCATGAATCAGGATGAGAATTACGCATGGTGGAATGTTTGTTCGAGTGGGTCCCCTTGGCTGTTTATGTTCATACGTCAGAGCAAACACTCCACTCTTGATGGGGCATGTAGCGACGAGGTGCACGAACCATTTGTCCAGGATGGAGACGATTATACTTCCAATAAAGGAGGTGAAGTTGTTGTTTAGCTTCAACCCCAGAGGGTTCTGCAGTAGGGTTCCCAGTATTGACCTGTTTGAAAAAGGGGCgcaagaaaaatgaagagcagAATATGtagaagaagttgaaaaagTAGATAAGGGGATCCTTAGTCTCTTAAGCATGGTAAAGCTAAGATTGTCATTCCACAAGGCATCTATCCGGAAAAACTATTCCCTTCGCTTTTCCACTCGTATGCCTACGTCAACGTGCCGGAGTCGTATAAAACGCTTGCTTTCTGAAAAGCGACATGCAAGTTTATTATTTCATGAGAGAGTATCATAAAGACGAAGAAGCCCAACATAACATCTATGATGAAATTACACAATCGAATCAAGAGTAGCTCTTTGTATTTTGCATAATCAGGTGGACTGTGTCTATTTCTCATTAGGCTAGTCAACAGGGGGTGCCATTGCGAATGCATGTGCAACCTGTCTTTGAAAAAACTGAGGgaactttttatatttctagAAAAAAACCTCGTGTATATTTTGTCTAATATACACAGGAGGTAGTAAAATGATGTGGTCAGTGATGAGACAAGGtaggttaaaaataagaggACCGAAAGGATACATCTTACGTTTTGCTCTGCCAGATTGGTGGTGTCGTCCTGATCACCGCGAGGACCATTTTCCTCTCCACCTTTTTCTATCCTATCTGCGTACTCGTTTCTTTTATTCAATAGGGTGATTATTTCATGCATGTTCAATTCCTGCTCTTTTCTCTCGTTCCTCTCGTTCCCTATGTGTCCATTGCTACAATGTGATCTATTCAAATGGTCCAACCGATCTGTCTGTTCAGTCTGCCCGTCCTTGTCGATATCCCATTTAAGATGGCTTCCATCACAAGGGGATGTTTCttgattttccttttccatgctGTTTCCCCTGTAGATATCATCAGATTCTATTTTATCCCTATCGACTTGTTTGTCTTTCTCGTGGTGGCACTCTtctgcccccttttttttaactgtcTTCTTTTCCAACATACCATCTTTCCTAAGTGCCTCCCAAACGAGCCTACTCACATGGTCATCCGAAATGATATAAATGTACTTGCTCAAATTATACAGTATGAATAGGGCATCTTGATTTTTTATCTCTTCTGTTTGTCCACTTATAAGCATGGGCCTCCCTCCATAATGAGCCACATACAGATAGTTACAACCATTTTCGTCTTGTCGTTTTAACGCACTCGCTTTGTGTATGTCATCCACATCCTGCGCGAAGAATAGCTCGCCAACTATTTGGACCCCTTCGAGGTGGCCCTTTGCGCAGTTGCCATTCTGCAGGGTAAGGGGTAGGGTGGGGTGAAAACGTACCTCGTTAGGAGAGAAAATGATATTTGGGGAGGGGGGGTAAACCTGACTAATTCCCCATATTGAATCAAAAATGCATTATTTCCACGAACGTTGAAGGAGAGAGGACTCGAAAATTTTTACTGTTAGACAAGTTCAGTACGTGCATGTGGCATACACATgggagtgttttttttttttttttttttttttttttttttttccctacctGCTTGTGTGTAACATGAATCACTACGTATGTGTTATGTCTGCGGACTCCATACAGGTAGTGTTTTGACTTGGCCTTGGTTGACTCCACTTGTTGTGGAAAGAATATGTTAAGGCAGTTCCTCCGTGGAGCGGAGCCATCCTTTTCTTGGCTCATTTTTTGGGCTCGGCGTTGTCGCTCGACTTTACTGCAATCCCTCCTGAAACCATCTTGCACGGGTAGGGCGCTTCTCCACTTATAGTCTTATTACACATGTCGTGAATAATCGCCTGCTGATGTTCCCTCACATACAATCATTTTCACGTCGAAAGAAATGTAACGTTCGGCAAGGAGACCGTGGGCACTAACAGATGTGCACGTGATATATTTCTCCCTGGGTGGGTGTtaaattgacaaaaaaaaaaaaaaaaaaaaaaaaaaaaaaaaaaaatataaattgtgCTTTCCCGAAAAGGGTGTGCCTTGTAACCTGCACAAATGTATTTGTGCATACAGATTAGGGAGAAAATCAAGTAGcgtagatttttttttgccagtCCAAATGTAGTAGCTCGCGTGCGTTTCCTTGTggtcatattttttgttccacaCTTTAGCATTAACTAATGAGCGGAGAGTGGttgttcgccttttttttcaggtGTGCACTGtgagaagtggaaaaaaaaggaagtagatATGTTTCTATTGGATGAAGTACCTTCGCATGtaggtgatttttttttttttctctttctggGGTAGAGGCGTAGTAACCgcgcttttatttttggtGCAGTTGTTTCCTTAATGGTCCcgacgttttttttctttttttttttttttttttttttttttggcgtaccatttatttttttttccctacccCGTTGATCACCTCTATATAACATGATTAGAGAAAACACAAAATGAGAGGAGAAGCCTGCGAagagaaggaacagaaaaatacTATACACCATACAGTGAGCAAGGCTTAGGGGGAGGAGGTGGAGAGAGAGTTGTCGTTTAACACATTATATCCCTATGTCAAGATGCGTACAGATAAATTAGGAATTTACCTTGttgggaagaggaagacccATGGGAGGGTTATTCGCCTGTCGCAGGGTGGGCTGCGTGCCCGCTCGAGGGAATTCACCACAGGGGGGGGTGTTGAGGCCCCCGCTCTCGGTGCCCTGGCGAAGGTCCTTATCGACCCGATGAGTTCGACACAGAGACCACATAgggacaaaattttttcgGCCTACACGAAAAGCTATATCCATAAGGAGAGCGAACAAACCCTCATTCTATGTCTAAAGAGATTAAACGAGTTGGAAAAGAGCAAGAAGGATGCAAAATTATCGCAGTACATATATGAACTGCAAAACTTATCAAAATCAAAGGTGATGTATAACGTATTGAAACAAATAAAGTTAGTTCATAATTTATTTGAAAGTGTTAACACACAGATAGGAACTGAGTCCTTATCTCCGTCACTCCTACTTTCAGTTGCCATgagttacaaaaaattacgcCTTAATAAATACACCTATTTTAAAAACGTACTGCGAGCTGTATGTAACAATATAAAGGTGTACAAGACGAACAAGTTAACGAAACTACTTTCGTCGGAAGGTGGGAATGTCGAAAACAGCGATGATTACAAACATACGGTGGAGTTGataaaaaggatgaataATCGGAATAAGAAGCGAAGAAGAATCAACATGTTAAATGTTTACACCAATGTACTGAACAATAGCACTCTGAGTTATATTCTCTATGCCTACTCTACTATGTTTTGCTCGCCCAATGAGTATGTTCTATATATGTGCAAATATATCCTTCTAAATTCATGCATGATGAACCACCTAGATATGTTATGTATTCTACACTTCTTGAGAAGGATAAGTGTTAAAATACGTAAGAGCGATATCGTGGTATATTCGAATGTGAAGGCACCGATGCGACGTGGAGAAGAAACAATATTTGGTAAGCTAGATGTTGCGAAAGACGAAGAACAGTTAATCAGTAGAGATAGCACCATCCATGATGACAAGAAGCAGAATATTCGTCGGGACAATTCCACCGTGACTGAGggagaaaacaaatttattcTTAACCACAGTAGTCATTTGAAAGGCCAAGGCACAAAGAACCCGTATGATGAACACAGGAACACCTACATGAAACTCCTCAGATGTATAATTCATATcctaaaaaagagaaaaacacatttctgtgAAAATCCAACTATCTTAATATCCATTCTctataatttttacaaactTAACTTGGTTCccattgaaatattttactcTTTTCATAACCgcataaagaaggaaataaaaaatgtagaaataaAATCTGTTGCTCTTTATTTACACATTTTGAGTGATATTCAGTTTGATCTTAGAAGCTATAAATGCTTGTATAAACATTTGGCATCCGTTTTTGAGGATCGTCAGAAGCATTTCGATCTGTTGTCCGTGTGCTTGTCTTTTTACTCTCTCTCCAAGAATAGGCATTACGAGGAGTCCTTCGTGCGCGTCTGCCTGGACCTGTTCCGTAGGTATGCACATGATAGATTTTTCCAACAATACCAATTTGCCCCTATGGGATGTGCTACCCATGGGAGGTATCACCAATGAGAATtgtgttcctctttttttttttttacttcacacacacactcccccccccctccctcatGTTCATTGCCCACCACCACCTTGTAggcacccccacaacctgaACGACGTAAATATCACTAATGTGATTCACACAAtgggcaaaataaaaatagccGACGATGACTTGCTCCACAAGTTATGCCAAGTAGTAACAAACAGGATAGATAATATCTCTGCGATAAACCTGAGCCTGATTGTCCTTAGCTTAGCAAAATTGAATTATCAGAATAGCGATTTCTACCTTCTATGTATGAATAAGGGCAAGGAGCTATTGTCGGTCTTCACAGAGAAGCAGTTAGTTGTATTCACCTACGGATTGGTGTTATCTCAAACGTTCAATTATCCTTTCATGGAAATGTTCTTTAGACAATATATAAGAATTAATAATACCAGTAACGTTAAAAGAAGGCAGATGTTATGCACCATTTGTTATTGCATATATGTGGAGAGACCATCCTTTTTGAATAACTTTCCTCTATCCATTAACAgttttttgaagaagaacatACATTTTGTGCAGGACAAAGAGCGTGGAAAAATGCACGAAGAGATGGCTATCATTTTGAAGCACCTACGTGTAGACCGATT
Proteins encoded:
- a CDS encoding heptatricopeptide repeat-containing protein, putative — its product is MRTDKLGIYLVGKRKTHGRVIRLSQGGLRARSREFTTGGGVEAPALGALAKVLIDPMSSTQRPHRDKIFSAYTKSYIHKESEQTLILCLKRLNELEKSKKDAKLSQYIYELQNLSKSKVMYNVLKQIKLVHNLFESVNTQIGTESLSPSLLLSVAMSYKKLRLNKYTYFKNVLRAVCNNIKVYKTNKLTKLLSSEGGNVENSDDYKHTVELIKRMNNRNKKRRRINMLNVYTNVLNNSTLSYILYAYSTMFCSPNEYVLYMCKYILLNSCMMNHLDMLCILHFLRRISVKIRKSDIVVYSNVKAPMRRGEETIFGKLDVAKDEEQLISRDSTIHDDKKQNIRRDNSTVTEGENKFILNHSSHLKGQGTKNPYDEHRNTYMKLLRCIIHILKKRKTHFCENPTILISILYNFYKLNLVPIEIFYSFHNRIKKEIKNVEIKSVALYLHILSDIQFDLRSYKCLYKHLASVFEDRQKHFDLLSVCLSFYSLSKNRHYEESFVRVCLDLFRRHPHNLNDVNITNVIHTMGKIKIADDDLLHKLCQVVTNRIDNISAINLSLIVLSLAKLNYQNSDFYLLCMNKGKELLSVFTEKQLVVFTYGLVLSQTFNYPFMEMFFRQYIRINNTSNVKRRQMLCTICYCIYVERPSFLNNFPLSINSFLKKNIHFVQDKERGKMHEEMAIILKHLRVDRFEILKRKKPYVFDISIGGETGEREFYIDFLLPKKLLRNSCSLNGFHQMKKRHMDLLNVNLFHLDLDSYMGLQTMQDKVNFVRLFLKDVCSYNLNHLNEADRGKRKEIINLVRFCEEATQVASTSASQRDGHLIKNRGYHIFPSCGKIENAKKGLQKGLPARVNYEEPLKKRKQIFLDIDEEKFFSGSDLDSSTKRKDHMVAHPVDTHDGSTHLEYSSPKKETFLFGTKCHGLNKHEYLDERSGKIVITRGYGVGM
- a CDS encoding phosphatidylinositol N-acetylglucosaminyltransferase subunit GPI1, putative, translating into MSQEKDGSAPRRNCLNIFFPQQVESTKAKSKHYLYGVRRHNTYVVIHVTHKQNGNCAKGHLEGVQIVGELFFAQDVDDIHKASALKRQDENGCNYLYVAHYGGRPMLISGQTEEIKNQDALFILYNLSKYIYIISDDHVSRLVWEALRKDGMLEKKTVKKKGAEECHHEKDKQVDRDKIESDDIYRGNSMEKENQETSPCDGSHLKWDIDKDGQTEQTDRLDHLNRSHCSNGHIGNERNERKEQELNMHEIITLLNKRNEYADRIEKGGEENGPRGDQDDTTNLAEQNVRCILSVLLFLTYLVSSLTTSFYYLLCILDKIYTRFFSRNIKSSLSFFKDRLHMHSQWHPLLTSLMRNRHSPPDYAKYKELLLIRLCNFIIDVMLGFFVFMILSHEIINLHVAFQKASVLYDSGTLTSILGTLLQNPLGLKLNNNFTSFIGSIIVSILDKWDYFKNVFSLRSSSAVQILKLSSLCGVSFFLSFFMDYLKLITLHVTLIFNFLKKILSIFHSNMYSLYLLFNGKKWNILKLRVDTNYYTNEEVILGTILFTILIFLYPTVLVLFLVFGIIYVVIRRIIYFLSFLKEIILYTPFYILLLRNSQNGYISKGIRLTVDKPVHNMEWTDFPKSHYLLLENDNFAFFDKMNLFLGIFISRKGEE